Part of the Sorghum bicolor cultivar BTx623 chromosome 1, Sorghum_bicolor_NCBIv3, whole genome shotgun sequence genome, ctaaacaaaacaaaacccggGTGCTGCTGCATGGCTCCAAAACAATCGAGCAGCCTTTAGCTTTTTCCCTGAAACAAACAAAATGATCCCCTGTTTCAAAGTGTAGAGTAAAATGAAATCACCAGTTCTTAAATTTGGTTCGGATCGGATGCCATCTAGTCTATAGGTTCTAAATTTTTCAAAATACACATTCAGGCACCTAAAATTACTAACTGTGTCCTGTGGGATTCAAATTATCATGACTTGCATTCAAAAATGTGTATTTTTCAAAATACACATTCAGGCACCTAAAATTATCATAACGTGGTTCCCACCAAAAAAAAGGCGATGATCCCAACTTCGCCCCATCTCTCCACACGACCGCACCTTTTACTGATTGGGGTATAGAATCTGATGCCATGTCGACATGAATGATTGACATACGGTTCATTGTtataaagatacgtgtccatcCACCACCGATCGCTCGAGTCTTGACGCTGCCTCCAGCGATGAAGTCCGACTGCTTctttcagcaaaaaaaaaaaaaaagctgatCAAGAAAATAGAAAATGCTCAACCTGTGTGCTTGTTTAGTGGTTTTGTATGGTTCATTTGACTGATCACGTATATTGTGATGTCCATCATCGCTGAGTCCATAAAAGATAACCGACTAAAACTCACCCATTTTACCTTTTGATCAAGGCAATTTGTTTTTATTGCATGACCAATTTCATTGACGAATAACATAGCCAACTCATTTTCTCTGTGTCTATTGATATATATTCCATAGCTGGAAATACTCTGTGTGGTCTAGGCTGCTGGTATTttctgttgttttttttttcaagtgaaAAATTCATACATGATAACTTCATCCTGTAAAAACAGATTTGGTAGAGTGCCTATTGGAACAAATAGGACAGCTACAAAGACATACCATATTCTATCCAAATTCAATAGGCCAGTTGTATCTACAAAATGCACAAGAAATATCTGCTTTGAGCCCCTGCCACCCTTTTGGCAAATTGTTTGGAGATGTGCTTATGTGGAACTTGTTTGAGCTATGGTCCCACACTCCCACTTAGCTGTATGCAGTGCTTcagtggcagtggcagtggcagCGACAGCTACTGTTTTTACAACGATGCAGTTGCATCATTATTTCAATGTTGATGGCATGCCAGCAGCAACAGAAAATTCTAGTCCATCGAATAAAACGTGCAATCCTAAATCTGATGTTGCATGGGGAAAAATTCTTATAAAACGGTATAAGCACTCCCCATCTTGAACCTGAAAATGTGCAATAATCTCAAAACGCAGCGCATTTCCTATGGACCATTTCATAGTGCTCCAGGCCTCTAAATGACTAACCCAAGCAGTTGAAAGCAAACAGCTCATGCTTAGTGCAATTCAATGGCATAAACAAACTGACCTGTATATCACACCGGCCATGCCTGCCCAACGGAAGTCCATACCAAGATCCACTTAACCACAAAGACAGACCATATAATCCATAATTCCACAACACATAGGCACATtgtgatagtagaattaggtcaTTCGGCTATTGTTAAGAAACAGTTGAAAACAGAACAGCTCATAGCTACATCCAGAGGACTAGCTCACTGATCAGAAAAGACCGAAATAGTACTCCAGTGATAAGAGACATGCCAAGCAAGGATCATGCCAAAAGTCTCGAGCCATGGCAAATGCTTAAAAAGTAACACCAACTACGTCAAGGATGAGCCTACTCTGTCACATCAACGGTAACTTGTTACAGCAAACCTAGTCCCTTCACCGAAGCAGCCAGATCACTTGCCCCTTAGCTTTTCAAGGTCAGGGAGATCTGCAAACAAGCAAAGCTGTTAGAACATGAAGCATAGGTGGTTGTCAGTTTGTTTACTAGGCACGTATAGTATGGAGTCTTGGTGTAGTaagtcagtaaagtaaagtttGAATAGCTTTATTCTTTAACTCTAAAAGTTCCCATAGGCACTGAAAGATAACTTCAAATTTTCATTAACATATTAAACACAGATGGCCTGCTATTGCTACCATGCAGAACAATAGAAGATAAAAAAGAACAGTGGTATGAATAAGAAAACCAGTAGAGTCTGAAAAGAATACAAATGTCCAATTGAAATGGAAGCTTTGAATTAGCTTCTATATTTCAGATGGGCAAGGCATGCATTTTAAGCCTAGGGCCTAGTCGGTAGACTTTATGAGTGATAATCTTGTACACTGACCATCTGGCTTAAAATTTATATCAAAAGGGAGCAAGAGTGAGCAAGAGGTGGAGAGTAAAAGATGGGCACTCACAAAGCATCCCAtcgtcatcatcactttcatctcCTTCATTTGCCTGCAACAATGTGAAGATAGCAATGAGTATTTCAAGCAGTCATACAAGTGCTATATTCAAACCaacaaaaaaatattgtttCATATACctcatcaaagccatcatctgaATCTCCAGAGACCTCTGCAAGAAATTGCTTGTCAGGTACGAATGGATAGACAAAGAATGCAACATTTGTAACTAATGTCCAGATataaaagtgaaaaaaaaaactagagctGCAATATACAAGAGTGTGCTCTAGCCACTGAAATAAAGGCATAATAACAGTAATACAGCAGTTATGTAGCCATATATTTAACATTAGCTGCCACTACTTGAGAAGAATGGAACATTTAAAACTGAATTAGTTGTCACCAAAATGCTTGTCTATTGTCATGTAATACATCAGTGCCTAAGCAAACTGAGAATATGTACTACAGACTTGATCCTTAGACACGATGTATTGTCAACCATAGCATTAATGTGATAAAATCAGGATCTGTCAGAACTGGATACTAGTAGAAATGTAAAAGAatctaaaataaattatagTCGCTTGTTAACAAAATCAAACTAGTTTAAAATGAAGACTTCATAGTCACCCCCACAACAAATCCATGTTCCACCAAAAGAATACACATTTCATCAATTTAAACTACTGAATTCCAACCTGGCTTTCTTCTACTGAATTCCAACCTGGCTTTCCTTTTTACGACCCTTTATTCATAGTGAATTCAGAATGACTCTAGACCAAAAACAATCGCATACATCTGGGGATGTATATCATTAGCACATACCAGACTCTTCATCCTCATCACACCATTTGTTCCAGTCAACTTTGATGTATGGATGTTTTTTCTCTGACTTCAGCAAGCGCTTCCACcaacctttcttttctttctggaTTGAACAGATTATGTTTCGCAAGCCCATATTTGTCTTCGTTTTACTTCCCTATAGACCAAGCAAAATTATGGTAAGCCCATTAACCATTCAAATAAGAAATTGGTGCTATCTTTGACCAATACTGTATGGGAAATTATGCAGCAGCAAGCAACTCTAAAGATAAGCATCTAATTTCATTACTCATTTGTTGAAATTGAGCCCGTATTGAAATCCAGGACATCAACCAACAattactttttttaaaaaacaacaTCAAACAACAATTACTTACCTCTGGCAGTACTGAACCAAAAAGCTCCAAAGTGAAGCTAAACGGTTCCCCATGGGCAACAGCAGACAAGGTAAAGAGGCCCTTAGCATCAGTCTTCAACACAACATCTTTCGCATCTGGCAGTGAGATAGTCAAGTAAATCTTCTCGGAGCGCTGAGCCCACAAAACCTCAGGTTGGCGGCTGCATTCCAAAGAAATGGCGTAGTCACAGTAAATCAATTACACTTTGATTAGAACGGATACGAGTACAAATAGCTCAAGTTAGGGTTCGGGTGCACAATTTTGCACAGCAGAGAGGGAAGAGATGGAGCAGGCATACCCGGTGTGCTGGGTTCCCGTCGTCGGCAAAGCGCCCGACGAAGACATGGGCACCTGGCCGTAGGGCGGCGGCGTTTGACCTAGTTGTCGGTTGTCGCGCACGCGAGGTGAAGTGAGAAGAAAAACAGAATTTTTTTAGAGGAAACAACTAAAATATAAGATTGACAAACAGGTATCGGGTGTGAACATAGGACAAGAGTTCTTCCGGGGCTTACAGCTTTGCTTCTTCGCGCCCGCTACTGGGCCGATTTCAGTAAGTGCACGCGCCTGACTAGGCTAGTTCATTAGAGAAAGCGGCCCATTAAACTGGCTCGGTCTATCtccatttttctttctttttttccttctttAGCCATGACActtggttcttttttttttctgtttttattttgtttctaACTTTTTTCATTATCATAACTCATCGCTAATAGTTATATATATTTGTTCGGATCCACTAATGAAGAAATTTTCCTTTTTGATCCCTAGCCTAGCGTACAATTTGTCATTGGTCTATTTTAAATCGTGTTCTGGTTGATTTTTATAACCTTTATATCTTAGAGTATCATTA contains:
- the LOC8057217 gene encoding uncharacterized protein At3g03773, which translates into the protein MSSSGALPTTGTQHTGRQPEVLWAQRSEKIYLTISLPDAKDVVLKTDAKGLFTLSAVAHGEPFSFTLELFGSVLPEGSKTKTNMGLRNIICSIQKEKKGWWKRLLKSEKKHPYIKVDWNKWCDEDEESEVSGDSDDGFDEANEGDESDDDDGMLYLPDLEKLRGK